The nucleotide sequence CTCCGTCTTTCTCGATAGAACAAAAGTATAGCTGTTACTTACAGAATCTATTACAGAATTATGACTATTAGTTATAGAATTTTGATCCGTCTAAATATTTATTTTAAAGTGAATCTAAATGTTGATGATTTGGGCCATTTAATTTTTTAAATTCAGAAGGAGACATACCTGTCTCTTTTTTGAACTGAGCAGAAAGGTGAGCTACACTGCTATAGCCCATCTGAAAGGCTATTTCCGAAAGGGTATATTCTTTATAGAAAAGAAATTCTTTTACGCGTTCAATTTTTTGTTTGAGAATAAATCGTTCAATCGTAATACCTTCTACTGATGAAAAGAGACGACTAAGTGAAGCGTATTCTTGATTCAGTTTTTCGGAAAGGAATACAGAAAAATTAGTGGTTAATTCTTCTTTTGAATGATGTATTTGTGTAACAACTGTGGTTTTAATTTGTTCAATAGTTTTTTGATTCTTATCTTGAAGTAATTCAA is from Pontimicrobium sp. SW4 and encodes:
- a CDS encoding AraC family transcriptional regulator translates to MNSEIYIKNMVCPRCIDVVNDICEELNIPLKHIQLGKIECTSEISEKIKSKLNEKLTERGFELLQDKNQKTIEQIKTTVVTQIHHSKEELTTNFSVFLSEKLNQEYASLSRLFSSVEGITIERFILKQKIERVKEFLFYKEYTLSEIAFQMGYSSVAHLSAQFKKETGMSPSEFKKLNGPNHQHLDSL